From Calditrichota bacterium, one genomic window encodes:
- a CDS encoding type II secretion system protein, translating into MKKYIFRINKNENGATLMEVTVGMIIFGIIGSIVVAVIANQTESFNQVLNQEVGRSDVRKAIRTMRRDIQNLSISNIATMTSGQFVFMDNDGNNVSYIKSGYNLSRNDNVILTGLAEDPFSYLNIDKTTTGVQDSVKFIGVTLNIVRNSQSVKVEEVIYARN; encoded by the coding sequence ATGAAGAAATACATCTTTCGAATTAATAAAAATGAGAATGGTGCAACACTGATGGAAGTTACAGTGGGGATGATTATTTTTGGCATTATAGGATCAATTGTTGTTGCAGTTATTGCCAATCAAACAGAATCATTTAACCAGGTTTTAAATCAGGAAGTTGGCCGATCGGATGTACGAAAGGCAATACGGACAATGCGCCGTGATATACAAAATCTAAGTATCTCCAATATAGCTACTATGACTAGTGGCCAATTTGTATTTATGGATAATGATGGCAACAATGTCAGCTATATAAAATCCGGATATAATTTAAGCCGAAATGATAATGTTATTTTGACGGGCTTAGCTGAAGATCCTTTTAGTTATTTGAATATAGATAAAACTACAACCGGGGTTCAAGACTCTGTAAAATTTATCGGGGTTACACTAAATATTGTACGAAACAGCCAATCTGTTAAGGTAGAGGAAGTGATTTATGCAAGAAATTAA
- a CDS encoding prepilin-type N-terminal cleavage/methylation domain-containing protein, which translates to MNKIKLIREEQGLTLLEVIVTVIIVGIALPSLFVLIGNLSYQSFQNRVMTQSVNLANNRMEEIQAFKDSRWDWYKSINDYVEIEDVEGYTRTTEVSYHSDWDDSDYEAYQVEVNVSHPKFPNGYNLTTYLTLYSK; encoded by the coding sequence ATGAATAAGATAAAACTAATTAGAGAAGAGCAGGGACTAACTTTACTGGAAGTAATTGTCACAGTCATAATTGTTGGTATTGCATTGCCTTCTCTTTTTGTTTTAATAGGGAACCTTTCATACCAGTCTTTCCAAAACAGGGTAATGACCCAATCGGTTAATCTTGCAAACAACAGGATGGAAGAAATTCAAGCTTTCAAAGATTCTCGGTGGGACTGGTATAAAAGTATAAATGATTATGTAGAAATTGAGGATGTTGAAGGTTATACAAGAACAACTGAGGTTTCTTATCATAGTGATTGGGACGATTCCGATTATGAAGCTTACCAAGTGGAAGTAAATGTTTCACATCCAAAGTTTCCAAATGGATATAATCTAACAACTTATTTGACGTTGTATTCAAAATGA
- a CDS encoding prepilin-type N-terminal cleavage/methylation domain-containing protein, translating to MRNNQSGFTLMELIVVVVIIGILAAIAVPKYFDLTSNAETATNEANAKAIEAAILMEYSNQLMTDSSTDLADVVTAYETAPEDFFLNGEEPTTPSGGSYTVTESGGQLSVTW from the coding sequence ATGCGTAACAATCAAAGTGGTTTCACACTGATGGAACTTATAGTCGTAGTTGTAATTATCGGAATTTTAGCAGCCATCGCTGTTCCTAAATATTTCGATTTAACTTCAAATGCCGAAACAGCAACAAATGAAGCTAACGCTAAAGCTATTGAAGCAGCTATTCTTATGGAATATTCAAATCAGTTAATGACTGATTCATCAACAGACTTAGCCGATGTTGTGACTGCATATGAAACAGCTCCGGAAGATTTTTTCTTAAATGGTGAAGAACCAACAACACCATCCGGTGGATCATACACGGTTACTGAATCTGGCGGTCAGTTATCGGTCACCTGGTAA
- a CDS encoding type II secretion system F family protein, which produces MPNFKYKAINQEGKTVESVILAADQKVVIQQLQKLNMTPVSIALEKNKKRTRSLKSSNKIKVSIKSILLFTKQLQTLLKAGIPIVTCLSVIKEQAETEDFEKMIEAISQDIEAGSKLSDALAQFPKTFPAIYVNSIRVGEISGTLEDTLIQLSSFLEEDEKIKKEVKKALRYPAMVITGLVGAFIVFTTFVIPNFIPIFEMSGTELPLPTRILLGVYYLITDYGLFALIGLVALVAAFLTWSKTPDGRFKMDLIRLKLPVLGMLNRKLNISRFAKLFHTMNRTGIPITRTFEIIRETLDNLVYQKEVEKIQDKIVKGSDIASSLKQSQYFSKLLVIMISIGEKSGSLDEMLGNVSDYYYKEVSETVENLTSMIEPIVTLVLGAMMLFLALAIFLPMWDMIGAM; this is translated from the coding sequence ATGCCAAATTTTAAATACAAAGCGATTAATCAGGAAGGTAAAACTGTAGAAAGCGTCATTTTGGCTGCAGATCAGAAAGTTGTAATTCAGCAGCTGCAAAAGTTAAACATGACACCTGTTTCTATCGCCCTGGAGAAAAATAAAAAAAGAACTAGAAGCTTAAAAAGTTCTAATAAAATAAAAGTTAGTATAAAATCTATTCTTCTTTTTACAAAACAATTACAAACGCTGCTAAAAGCCGGTATACCCATCGTTACTTGTTTAAGTGTTATTAAAGAACAAGCAGAAACTGAAGATTTTGAAAAGATGATAGAGGCTATTTCGCAGGATATTGAAGCGGGAAGCAAACTTTCTGATGCACTTGCACAGTTTCCGAAAACATTTCCTGCTATCTATGTCAATTCAATTCGTGTTGGAGAAATAAGTGGTACACTTGAAGATACTTTGATCCAGCTTTCTAGTTTTCTTGAAGAAGATGAGAAAATAAAGAAAGAAGTGAAGAAAGCATTGCGTTATCCTGCTATGGTAATTACAGGTCTTGTCGGTGCTTTTATTGTTTTTACGACATTTGTAATTCCAAATTTTATCCCAATTTTTGAAATGAGTGGAACTGAACTTCCACTACCTACACGAATTTTGTTAGGTGTTTATTATTTGATAACAGACTATGGTCTGTTTGCTTTAATTGGACTTGTTGCATTGGTAGCAGCATTTCTAACATGGAGCAAAACCCCAGATGGACGTTTCAAAATGGATTTAATTAGACTGAAATTACCTGTTTTAGGAATGCTTAACAGAAAGTTGAATATTTCACGTTTTGCAAAACTTTTCCACACTATGAACCGGACAGGAATTCCAATTACCAGAACATTTGAAATAATCCGAGAGACACTCGACAACCTTGTTTATCAAAAAGAGGTTGAAAAAATCCAGGATAAGATTGTAAAGGGCAGTGATATTGCATCATCGTTAAAACAAAGCCAATATTTTAGCAAACTGTTGGTGATAATGATTTCTATTGGTGAAAAATCCGGGTCGTTGGATGAAATGCTTGGCAATGTTTCTGACTATTACTATAAAGAAGTATCGGAAACTGTTGAAAACCTAACATCGATGATAGAACCTATAGTAACGTTAGTTTTAGGTGCAATGATGCTGTTTTTAGCACTGGCCATTTTCTTACCAATGTGGGACATGATTGGGGCAATGTAG
- a CDS encoding prepilin peptidase — MELVFAFIIGSSIGSFLNVCIYRLVEKKSLIFPGSFCPECKKNIPAWSNIPLLGFILLRGKCYKCSANISFRYPLVELLAGVFTVFSFLHFGLSISFVVYSVFIYFLIVIAFIDIQTHLIYNKVLIVLLIFGLFSQILFTFIPWDEALLGLATGGLTMWLISILGKWMFKKESLGMGDVKLAAVAGFFTGWLNVLIALYLGFILAFIAITLHNKFKKIKITGYIPLGPFLAGGLIVFLFWGDEISKFYITLVT, encoded by the coding sequence ATGGAACTAGTTTTTGCTTTCATAATTGGGAGCAGTATTGGCAGTTTTTTAAATGTCTGTATTTACCGCCTTGTGGAAAAGAAGTCCCTCATTTTTCCAGGTTCATTTTGTCCAGAATGTAAAAAAAACATTCCGGCATGGAGCAATATTCCGCTTTTAGGATTTATTTTATTAAGAGGGAAGTGTTATAAATGTTCAGCAAACATTTCTTTTCGATATCCTTTAGTTGAATTATTAGCGGGTGTTTTTACAGTTTTCTCATTCCTCCATTTTGGATTAAGTATCTCCTTTGTGGTTTATTCTGTTTTTATTTATTTCCTGATAGTAATAGCCTTTATCGATATACAAACCCACCTGATATATAATAAAGTCCTGATTGTTCTTTTAATATTTGGATTATTTAGTCAGATATTATTCACGTTTATACCATGGGATGAAGCATTGTTAGGATTGGCAACTGGTGGTTTAACAATGTGGCTAATATCAATTTTGGGGAAATGGATGTTTAAAAAAGAAAGCCTGGGAATGGGCGATGTGAAGCTTGCTGCTGTTGCCGGATTTTTTACAGGTTGGTTAAATGTCCTTATTGCTTTATACCTTGGCTTTATCCTGGCATTTATTGCTATAACTTTGCATAACAAGTTTAAAAAAATAAAAATCACCGGTTATATTCCGTTGGGTCCTTTTTTAGCCGGAGGTCTTATAGTGTTTCTTTTTTGGGGAGACGAAATCTCAAAGTTCTATATAACTCTAGTAACATAA
- the tadA gene encoding Flp pilus assembly complex ATPase component TadA gives MDVGGKHVYEDNWLAKALVYYQIIDQSLYEELVFRNSDEKFFAKILTDNDYLNDKEIRQFVKLALQIPTINLDKIDAEKDVLEAIPEELCLRYNLLALQMDKTHIAVAFSNPFNLDAENEIEYLTRKYVKKFYAPHEIIKQKINEYYAPEKIITSFVNTGKDVDIKFSGDSNLDKNSPVVKLVNQIIWDSISKKASDIHIEPKENSIQVRFRVDGVLRNELEVPRSIHSALASRIKIISNLNIAETRKPQDGKAKVMIEETDIDLRVSILPTSFGEKIVIRILDKRNATVSLDKMGIVGYNREQLEKCFQLKQGMVLVTGPTGSGKSTTLYAAINRIRSTTNNILTIEDPIEYMFDGINQVQVNERAGVTFASALRSFLRQDPDVILVGEIRDKETAEISIQASLTGHLVLSTLHTNDTFTTITRLKDMGVDKFKITEALEAVIAQRLVRKLCSHCKVPVDKKNIDEKLYKILNKLSDDPQVFEPKGCAKCGFAGYSGRIGVYEILMLDTMLKDMVANDASLQLMRKTAKINGFRNLFEDAMRLVGDGITDYDEIVRVINPVMQRKEEAQPPEQASPKTIQPQNGDSLKIELSGNSEKAEVKVEGSGPATETVDTSSKPARILITDDSDQTRLMVTKIIQKMSKWETLEARDGEEALKIIHQDKPDLLVLDIMMPNMDGYEVLQEIKSNPELENIPVLIFSALKTQKSEQKVYELGADGFIVKPIDPKRMIEQISKVLERKKIINKNTLSPSPSEELDLKLV, from the coding sequence ATGGATGTTGGCGGAAAACACGTTTATGAAGATAACTGGCTCGCCAAAGCGCTGGTTTATTATCAAATAATTGATCAATCACTTTACGAAGAACTGGTTTTTAGAAATAGTGATGAAAAGTTCTTTGCAAAAATTTTAACAGACAATGATTATTTAAATGACAAAGAAATACGTCAGTTTGTAAAACTGGCACTCCAAATTCCAACCATCAATTTAGATAAAATTGATGCAGAAAAAGATGTGTTGGAAGCTATCCCTGAAGAGCTGTGTTTACGCTATAATTTATTAGCACTGCAAATGGACAAAACGCACATTGCGGTTGCTTTTTCCAATCCATTTAACCTAGATGCAGAAAATGAAATAGAATACCTGACCCGAAAATATGTAAAGAAATTTTATGCACCGCATGAAATTATAAAACAGAAAATTAATGAATACTATGCGCCGGAAAAGATTATCACTTCGTTTGTAAATACAGGTAAAGATGTTGATATAAAATTTTCAGGTGATTCTAATCTTGACAAAAATTCTCCAGTAGTAAAACTAGTAAATCAAATAATCTGGGATTCAATCAGTAAAAAGGCCAGTGATATTCATATTGAGCCTAAAGAGAATTCAATTCAGGTACGCTTCCGTGTGGATGGCGTTTTGCGTAACGAGCTAGAAGTTCCACGTTCTATACATTCAGCACTTGCCAGCCGTATAAAAATTATTTCTAACCTCAATATAGCGGAAACACGTAAGCCGCAGGATGGCAAGGCAAAAGTTATGATTGAAGAAACAGATATAGACCTAAGGGTTTCTATATTGCCAACCAGTTTTGGTGAAAAGATAGTTATCCGAATACTTGATAAAAGAAATGCGACTGTTTCGCTGGATAAAATGGGTATTGTTGGATACAACCGTGAACAGCTCGAAAAATGCTTTCAATTAAAACAAGGAATGGTTCTTGTTACCGGACCAACCGGATCAGGTAAAAGTACAACTTTGTACGCTGCCATAAATCGTATCCGCTCAACTACTAATAATATTTTAACCATTGAAGACCCAATTGAATACATGTTTGATGGTATTAATCAGGTTCAGGTGAATGAGCGAGCAGGTGTAACCTTTGCAAGTGCTTTAAGGTCTTTTTTACGGCAAGATCCTGATGTGATCCTTGTTGGTGAGATACGTGATAAAGAAACGGCAGAGATTAGTATTCAGGCCTCTTTAACAGGGCACCTTGTATTAAGCACTTTGCACACAAATGATACTTTTACAACCATTACCCGCTTAAAGGATATGGGGGTTGATAAATTTAAAATTACTGAGGCGCTGGAAGCTGTTATTGCTCAACGCCTTGTAAGAAAGTTATGTTCGCATTGTAAAGTTCCTGTTGATAAAAAAAATATAGATGAAAAATTATATAAAATATTAAACAAATTATCTGATGATCCACAAGTATTTGAACCAAAAGGATGCGCAAAGTGTGGTTTTGCAGGCTATAGTGGCAGGATTGGGGTTTACGAAATACTAATGCTTGACACAATGCTCAAAGATATGGTTGCAAACGATGCTTCATTGCAATTGATGCGTAAAACTGCAAAGATCAACGGATTTAGAAATCTTTTTGAAGATGCTATGAGATTGGTTGGTGACGGAATTACGGATTATGATGAAATAGTGCGTGTAATCAATCCGGTAATGCAGCGCAAAGAAGAAGCTCAACCTCCTGAGCAAGCATCTCCAAAAACGATTCAACCTCAAAATGGGGACAGTTTAAAAATTGAGCTATCCGGCAATTCGGAAAAAGCAGAAGTAAAAGTTGAAGGATCAGGGCCTGCAACAGAAACTGTTGACACAAGCTCGAAGCCTGCACGAATACTCATTACAGATGATTCTGATCAGACCCGCTTAATGGTGACTAAGATAATCCAGAAAATGTCGAAATGGGAAACGTTGGAAGCAAGAGATGGTGAAGAAGCATTGAAAATTATTCACCAGGACAAACCCGATCTTTTAGTGCTGGATATAATGATGCCTAATATGGATGGCTATGAGGTTTTGCAGGAAATAAAAAGTAATCCTGAATTAGAAAATATACCGGTTTTAATTTTCTCTGCATTAAAAACACAAAAAAGTGAACAAAAAGTATACGAATTAGGCGCGGATGGTTTTATTGTAAAACCAATTGACCCTAAACGCATGATTGAACAAATCAGTAAAGTTTTAGAGCGGAAAAAAATTATTAATAAAAATACTCTGTCACCGTCCCCCTCAGAAGAGTTAGATTTAAAATTGGTTTAA
- the miaA gene encoding tRNA (adenosine(37)-N6)-dimethylallyltransferase MiaA has product MNLPVNLNKIDTPLLPVIVIVGPTAVGKTSLSLKLAQKYNAEIVSADSRQIYTSMDIGTAKPTVKEMAGITHHFIDFTNPGTEFSAGEFGIKAREKILEIRKDNKNVIVVGGSGLYIRALLYGMIKFDQKDDSVREELTKRLKSEGLAKLYSELEKVDPELANRFSVNDTQRILRGLEVFLISGKKLSDLQKENEIPAPFDFIQIGILMDREELYQRINKRVDEMIKSGLEDEVKKLLTKGYDKTNALNAVGYKEVVSYINNEISFDEMVELIKRNTRRFAKRQMTWFNKDKNIIWLKAPVEQQKLEDTLNLTNRP; this is encoded by the coding sequence ATGAACTTGCCCGTAAATTTAAATAAAATAGATACACCACTCTTACCTGTAATTGTTATTGTTGGCCCAACAGCTGTTGGTAAAACATCCCTTTCGCTAAAACTTGCCCAAAAATATAATGCTGAAATTGTTTCTGCAGACTCACGGCAGATTTATACATCTATGGATATTGGCACTGCCAAACCAACTGTAAAAGAAATGGCAGGTATAACTCATCACTTTATTGATTTCACAAATCCTGGTACTGAATTTAGTGCGGGAGAATTTGGAATAAAGGCTCGGGAGAAAATTTTAGAAATTCGCAAGGATAATAAAAATGTAATCGTAGTTGGTGGATCCGGGCTATATATCCGCGCGTTGTTATATGGAATGATAAAGTTTGACCAAAAGGATGATTCAGTTCGTGAAGAACTTACAAAACGCTTAAAATCTGAAGGTTTAGCAAAACTTTATTCAGAACTTGAAAAGGTAGATCCTGAATTAGCTAATCGTTTTTCAGTTAATGACACTCAACGCATTTTACGGGGATTGGAAGTTTTTTTAATCAGCGGGAAAAAGCTTTCTGACTTGCAAAAAGAAAATGAAATTCCAGCCCCATTTGATTTTATTCAGATTGGTATATTAATGGATCGGGAAGAACTATATCAGAGAATTAATAAACGAGTTGATGAAATGATAAAAAGTGGACTCGAGGATGAAGTTAAAAAATTACTGACTAAAGGTTATGATAAAACAAATGCCTTAAATGCCGTCGGTTATAAAGAAGTTGTTAGTTATATAAATAATGAAATATCTTTTGACGAAATGGTTGAACTAATTAAACGAAATACAAGAAGATTTGCAAAACGGCAAATGACCTGGTTTAATAAAGATAAAAACATAATCTGGCTTAAAGCCCCAGTGGAACAACAAAAACTTGAAGATACTTTAAATTTAACCAACCGGCCATGA
- the mutL gene encoding DNA mismatch repair endonuclease MutL yields the protein MDQTSSKVQILPEHLANKIAAGEVVERPASVVKELIENAIDSGANSIQVHISGGGKKLIQVIDNGCGIGELDLPVAFERHATSKIRSEKDLESIHSLGFRGEALPSIASVAQVEIKTKEQSEKLGLVYSIDGGRKGHVKKIAANTGTSISIKNLFFNTPARRKFLKSDNAESQQILLTLKRFFLAYPDIEFQLHLDDKQLFLLKKTNLKERIVEVFGQDLEEGLIEIDTSVAGIEINGFIAKPKMARRSRTHQHLFLNGRPIQDRNISYAVYQGFGETLDEGAHPVFCLFIEMDPNFVDVNIHPTKMQVRFSNDRTLFYLFLNSVKKALNDSGILADLSSDDQGSAIQKAVIEHDNDTQKSIKNEFDLKKIPLKETGLRRVKKSSGQTSLAYFNQLEETPKQNEVIGQKNLIPSENLDVRFWQVHQKYIFSEIKSGLVIVDQHLAHSRILYEKTIKILDNKSIADGQKLLFPQKITLALDDFLVFRDVYSVLNQIGFTINVFSGNTIIIEEMPSDVKIGRESQILLDIIDYYKNTPQGSFNPNEKIAAAYAFKNAIKTGEPLNEFQMHNLVDQLFACEHPFYSPNGKPVIVSMELDELARKFK from the coding sequence ATGGACCAAACATCCTCAAAAGTTCAAATATTACCGGAACATCTTGCCAATAAAATTGCCGCCGGGGAAGTTGTAGAACGGCCCGCATCCGTTGTAAAAGAGCTGATTGAAAATGCGATAGATTCTGGTGCAAACTCAATTCAGGTACATATTTCCGGTGGTGGCAAAAAACTGATTCAGGTTATTGATAATGGCTGTGGTATTGGTGAATTAGATTTACCTGTTGCTTTTGAACGGCATGCTACAAGCAAAATCCGTTCGGAAAAAGATCTGGAAAGTATTCATTCACTTGGGTTTCGAGGTGAAGCTTTGCCAAGTATCGCATCTGTTGCCCAGGTTGAAATTAAGACTAAAGAACAGAGTGAAAAACTTGGATTGGTTTATTCAATTGATGGAGGTCGAAAAGGTCACGTAAAAAAAATTGCTGCAAACACCGGTACGAGCATATCAATTAAGAATTTATTTTTTAATACACCTGCCCGCCGGAAATTTCTAAAATCTGATAATGCTGAAAGCCAACAAATATTATTAACACTTAAAAGATTTTTTCTCGCTTATCCCGATATTGAATTTCAACTTCATCTTGATGACAAACAGCTTTTCCTTCTTAAAAAAACAAATCTAAAAGAAAGAATTGTTGAAGTTTTTGGACAAGATTTGGAAGAAGGATTGATTGAGATTGACACCAGCGTTGCCGGGATTGAAATAAATGGTTTTATTGCAAAACCCAAAATGGCCAGGAGATCACGGACGCATCAACATTTGTTTTTAAATGGTCGGCCAATTCAGGACAGGAATATCAGCTATGCGGTATACCAGGGATTTGGTGAAACTCTTGATGAAGGCGCACATCCGGTTTTTTGTTTATTTATAGAAATGGATCCAAATTTTGTTGATGTAAATATTCATCCTACAAAAATGCAGGTACGTTTTTCAAATGACAGAACACTTTTTTATCTTTTTTTAAATTCAGTAAAGAAAGCTTTAAACGACAGTGGTATCCTTGCTGATTTAAGTTCGGATGATCAGGGAAGCGCAATTCAAAAAGCAGTTATCGAGCATGATAATGATACACAGAAAAGTATTAAAAATGAGTTTGATCTTAAGAAAATACCTTTAAAAGAAACCGGATTACGCCGTGTTAAAAAAAGTAGCGGACAAACAAGCCTGGCTTATTTTAATCAGCTTGAAGAGACCCCAAAGCAAAATGAAGTAATCGGACAAAAAAATCTCATCCCATCAGAAAACTTAGATGTGCGTTTTTGGCAGGTACATCAAAAATATATTTTTTCTGAGATAAAAAGTGGTTTGGTAATTGTTGATCAACACTTAGCTCATTCAAGAATTTTATATGAAAAAACGATTAAAATACTTGATAATAAATCTATTGCTGATGGGCAAAAACTTCTTTTCCCTCAAAAAATAACCCTGGCTTTAGATGATTTTCTTGTCTTCAGGGATGTTTACAGTGTATTAAACCAAATCGGGTTTACCATTAATGTTTTTAGTGGCAATACAATCATAATTGAAGAGATGCCTTCTGATGTAAAAATTGGGCGTGAAAGCCAAATTCTTCTGGACATTATTGATTATTACAAAAATACGCCTCAGGGCAGTTTTAACCCCAATGAAAAGATTGCTGCTGCTTATGCATTTAAAAATGCCATAAAAACAGGGGAACCATTAAATGAGTTTCAGATGCACAATTTAGTGGACCAACTTTTTGCGTGTGAACACCCTTTTTATTCACCAAATGGAAAGCCGGTTATAGTTTCAATGGAGTTAGATGAACTTGCCCGTAAATTTAAATAA
- a CDS encoding sodium:proton antiporter produces MYAFSKKLILIITLAFLYIVPANAFSTQNEHETDSLATSQEVAHSVESDSHDEHHAPHLDGKTLSLWWLIPFVGILLSIAVFPLVAPHFWHNHYGKISLFWGVLFFVMFTIFKGINMSGFYLAEVYLGEFIPFIVLLLALFTVGGGIRLKGELIGSPKLNTGLILIGTILASWMGTTGAAMLMIRPVIRANAWRKNQKHVIIFFIFLVANIGGSLTPLGDPPLFLGFLKGVSFFWTTTHMFLPMLFEVVVLIIVFFVIDSFYYKKETNKPTKKENGEKFGIEGSINFLFLAGIIAAVIFSGIWHPNIAVEEDWSIVMWGTGLMTKGTLAQVLILLGLTFLSLKFTPESARKGNGFTWEPIVEVAKLFATIFITMVPPIAMLKAGSEGPLGAIINSVRTSSGEFVDSAFFWATGILSSFLDNAPTYVVFFNTALGESLKVGDLMTTYASTLLAISAGAVFMGANTYIGNAPNFMVKSIAEENEIKMPSFFGYMAWSVAILVPTFVLVTLIFF; encoded by the coding sequence ATGTACGCTTTTAGTAAGAAACTCATTCTAATTATCACACTTGCTTTTTTATATATCGTTCCCGCTAATGCGTTTTCAACGCAAAATGAACACGAAACAGACAGTTTAGCAACTTCTCAGGAAGTAGCACATTCTGTTGAAAGTGATAGTCATGATGAACATCATGCACCACATTTAGATGGGAAAACACTTTCTCTTTGGTGGTTAATCCCGTTTGTTGGAATTCTTCTTTCAATAGCCGTTTTTCCATTGGTGGCACCTCATTTCTGGCATAATCATTATGGTAAAATTTCTCTTTTTTGGGGTGTTTTATTTTTTGTGATGTTCACAATTTTTAAAGGGATAAATATGAGCGGGTTTTACCTTGCCGAAGTTTATCTTGGAGAATTCATCCCCTTTATTGTTTTATTATTAGCTCTCTTTACTGTTGGTGGCGGCATTAGGTTAAAGGGCGAGCTTATTGGAAGCCCAAAATTAAATACAGGTTTGATTTTAATTGGAACAATATTAGCCAGCTGGATGGGAACAACCGGTGCAGCAATGCTAATGATCAGGCCGGTGATCCGGGCCAATGCCTGGCGTAAAAACCAAAAACATGTAATAATATTCTTTATTTTCCTGGTCGCAAATATCGGAGGTTCACTTACTCCGCTGGGAGATCCGCCACTATTTCTCGGATTTTTGAAAGGCGTCAGTTTCTTCTGGACAACAACTCACATGTTTCTTCCAATGCTTTTTGAAGTAGTTGTTTTGATAATTGTTTTCTTTGTAATTGACAGCTTTTATTATAAAAAGGAAACTAATAAGCCAACAAAAAAAGAAAATGGTGAAAAGTTTGGTATCGAAGGTTCAATCAATTTCTTGTTTCTTGCCGGGATTATTGCAGCTGTTATTTTTAGCGGAATCTGGCATCCCAATATTGCAGTTGAAGAAGACTGGAGTATTGTAATGTGGGGAACCGGTTTGATGACAAAAGGTACTTTGGCACAGGTACTAATTCTATTAGGCCTTACATTCTTATCATTGAAATTCACTCCTGAATCAGCTCGTAAAGGAAATGGATTTACCTGGGAACCGATCGTAGAAGTAGCTAAGCTTTTCGCAACAATTTTTATTACTATGGTTCCACCTATTGCTATGTTAAAAGCGGGTTCAGAAGGGCCTCTTGGTGCAATTATTAACAGCGTTAGAACAAGTTCAGGAGAGTTTGTGGATTCTGCATTCTTTTGGGCGACAGGCATTTTATCCAGCTTTTTAGACAATGCTCCAACTTATGTGGTGTTTTTTAATACTGCTCTTGGTGAAAGTTTAAAAGTAGGCGATTTAATGACAACCTATGCGTCAACATTGCTTGCAATTAGTGCCGGAGCTGTTTTTATGGGTGCAAATACCTATATTGGAAATGCACCGAACTTTATGGTTAAATCAATTGCTGAGGAAAATGAAATTAAAATGCCATCCTTCTTTGGTTACATGGCCTGGTCAGTAGCTATTTTGGTACCAACATTCGTTTTAGTAACACTAATTTTCTTTTAG